In one window of Leifsonia sp. NPDC080035 DNA:
- the polA gene encoding DNA polymerase I, with protein sequence MSDSEKPTLLIIDGHSLAFRAFYALPVDSFVNREGQHTNGIHGFIAMLINLLQQQKPTHIAVAFDISRYSFRTREYPEYKGTRGETPPEFAGQVPLLQEALKAMNITTIAKEDFEADDILATLARQGAEQGYRVLLVSGDRDTIQLVNDDVTLLYPNVRGVSELKVYDPAAVRERYGIEPHQYPEIAALVGETSDNLIGIDKVGEKTAVKWVQQYGTVEEIVAHADEIKGVVGQNLRDQKENALRNRRLNKLLDDVELPVGPADLERRAIDENAVRDIFARLQFKTLLDRLLKTAAEDGMLDGAASVEADRVGAVSAPAVHTLVDEELANWLTKASADGAAVAVQLETGPAGITGFGLASADESVYVPWTAGRKDYEALEEWLASAAPKYFFHAKPQFKALSRAGFVVDGLAFDTRIASWLVRPGAAPQSLAEQVYEVLGETLPVSDPNQLVPINDAVSPATEAWYIRRVAEGQAIALDDGTRAVLDDIELPLVAVLAEMELNGVAIDGEVLARLRSQLTDKANDFAARAYAEIGHEINLGSPKQLQQVLFEELQMPKTRATKTGFSTDAASLADLQEKSPHPFLGLLLQHRDATKLKQIVETLERSVNGDGRIHTTYDQTGTSTGRISSNDPNLQNIPIRTEEGREIRASFVSGEGYETLLTADYSQIEMRIMAHLSEDPGLIEAFNAGEDLHRFVGARVFGVEPEDVTPLMRTKVKAMSYGLAYGLSAFGLSKQLRIETSEARGLMTGYFERFGAVRDYLRNVVEQARVDGYTETIFGRRRPFADLTSTNRVMRENAERQALNAPIQGSAADIMKIAMLGIAGDLIDQKLNSRMLLQVHDELIFEVAPGEWDALEAVVRTRMAGAAELRVPLDVQIGRGPNWDAAAH encoded by the coding sequence GTGTCAGACTCCGAAAAGCCTACCCTTCTGATCATCGACGGCCATTCGCTGGCTTTCCGGGCCTTCTACGCCCTCCCTGTCGACAGTTTCGTCAACCGCGAGGGCCAGCACACCAACGGCATCCACGGCTTCATCGCGATGCTCATCAACCTGCTGCAGCAGCAGAAGCCGACGCACATCGCCGTGGCGTTCGACATCTCCCGCTACTCCTTCCGCACCCGCGAGTACCCGGAGTACAAGGGCACCCGCGGCGAGACGCCTCCCGAGTTCGCCGGCCAGGTGCCGCTGCTCCAGGAGGCGCTGAAGGCGATGAACATCACCACCATCGCCAAGGAGGACTTCGAAGCGGATGACATCCTCGCGACGCTCGCCAGGCAGGGTGCAGAGCAGGGCTACCGCGTGCTGCTCGTCTCCGGCGACCGGGACACCATCCAGCTCGTCAACGACGACGTCACGCTGCTCTACCCGAACGTCCGCGGCGTCTCCGAGCTGAAGGTCTACGACCCCGCCGCGGTCCGGGAGCGCTACGGCATCGAGCCGCACCAGTACCCCGAGATCGCGGCGCTCGTCGGCGAGACCAGCGACAACCTGATCGGCATCGACAAGGTCGGCGAGAAGACCGCGGTCAAGTGGGTGCAGCAGTACGGCACCGTGGAGGAGATCGTCGCGCACGCCGACGAGATCAAGGGCGTGGTCGGCCAGAACCTGCGCGACCAGAAGGAGAACGCCCTCCGCAACCGCCGGCTCAACAAGCTGCTCGACGACGTGGAGCTGCCGGTCGGCCCCGCCGACCTCGAGCGCCGCGCGATCGACGAGAACGCGGTGCGCGACATCTTCGCGCGGCTGCAGTTCAAGACCCTGCTCGACCGGTTGCTCAAGACGGCGGCGGAGGACGGGATGCTCGACGGCGCCGCGTCCGTGGAAGCCGACCGCGTCGGCGCGGTCAGCGCTCCCGCCGTGCACACGCTCGTGGACGAGGAGCTTGCCAACTGGCTGACCAAGGCCTCCGCCGACGGCGCGGCCGTCGCCGTCCAGCTGGAGACGGGCCCGGCCGGCATCACGGGCTTCGGGCTGGCATCGGCGGACGAGTCTGTCTACGTGCCGTGGACGGCCGGACGCAAGGACTACGAGGCCCTCGAGGAGTGGCTGGCGAGCGCAGCGCCCAAGTACTTCTTCCACGCGAAGCCGCAGTTCAAGGCGCTGAGCCGCGCGGGCTTCGTCGTCGACGGACTCGCCTTCGACACCAGGATCGCCTCGTGGCTGGTGCGTCCGGGGGCGGCGCCGCAGTCGCTCGCCGAGCAGGTGTACGAGGTGCTCGGCGAGACGCTGCCGGTCTCGGACCCCAACCAGCTCGTCCCGATCAACGACGCCGTGAGCCCGGCGACCGAGGCCTGGTACATCCGCCGCGTCGCGGAGGGCCAGGCGATCGCCCTGGACGACGGCACCCGCGCCGTCCTGGACGACATCGAGCTCCCGCTCGTCGCCGTGCTCGCCGAGATGGAGCTGAACGGCGTCGCGATCGACGGCGAGGTGCTCGCGCGCCTGCGCAGTCAGCTCACCGACAAGGCCAACGACTTCGCCGCTCGCGCCTACGCCGAGATCGGCCACGAGATCAACCTCGGCTCGCCGAAGCAGCTGCAGCAGGTGCTCTTCGAGGAGCTGCAGATGCCGAAGACCCGCGCCACCAAGACGGGCTTCTCGACCGACGCCGCGTCGCTGGCGGACCTGCAGGAGAAGAGCCCGCACCCGTTCCTCGGCCTGCTGCTGCAGCACAGGGACGCGACCAAGCTCAAGCAGATCGTGGAGACGCTCGAGCGGTCGGTGAACGGCGACGGCCGCATCCACACCACGTACGACCAGACCGGCACCAGCACCGGCCGCATCTCGTCCAACGACCCGAACCTGCAGAACATCCCGATCCGCACCGAGGAGGGCCGCGAGATCCGCGCCTCCTTCGTCAGCGGCGAGGGCTACGAGACCCTGCTGACCGCCGACTACTCGCAGATCGAGATGCGGATCATGGCGCACCTCTCCGAGGACCCGGGGCTCATCGAGGCGTTCAACGCCGGCGAGGACCTGCACCGTTTTGTCGGCGCGCGCGTCTTCGGCGTGGAACCGGAGGACGTGACCCCGCTCATGCGCACCAAGGTCAAGGCGATGTCCTACGGTCTCGCCTACGGCCTCAGCGCGTTCGGCCTGTCCAAGCAGCTCCGCATCGAGACGTCGGAGGCGCGTGGGCTGATGACCGGCTACTTCGAGCGCTTCGGCGCGGTACGCGACTACCTGCGGAACGTCGTGGAGCAGGCGCGCGTCGACGGCTACACCGAGACGATCTTCGGGCGCCGTCGTCCGTTCGCGGACCTCACTTCGACCAACAGGGTGATGCGTGAGAACGCGGAGCGCCAGGCGTTGAACGCGCCCATCCAGGGTTCGGCGGCCGACATCATGAAGATCGCGATGCTCGGTATCGCGGGCGATCTGATCGACCAGAAGCTCAACTCGAGGATGCTGCTGCAGGTGCACGACGAACTCATCTTCGAGGTCGCGCCGGGGGAGTGGGACGCGCTGGAGGCGGTCGTCCGCACCCGGATGGCCGGCGCCGCCGAGCTGCGGGTCCCGCTCGACGTCCAGATCGGCCGCGGCCCCAACTGGGACGCCGCCGCCCACTGA
- a CDS encoding DUF1731 domain-containing protein produces the protein MSERIVIAGASGFIGRYLAEHYRAQGATVLLIGRSGGDARWGDPDGIRSVVTGADLVINLAGKSVNCRYGDANRAEIFRSRLETTRVLREAIAGSDTPPPLWFNASTATIYRHAEDRPMTESTGELGIGFSVNVAKAWEREFFAGSLPGTRRVALRMAIVLGDGSALLPLIALARFGLGGPQRDGRWFATTARRNAGTFHEFRARGGRQKFSWIHIRDVLGSIEFLRAQPGIDGPVNLAAPNPSDNRTMMATLRRVLGVPVGLPAFRWMLEAGSAVIRTETELVLKSRWVLPERLLDAGYVFAFPELEPALRDIVSSRELLDAAASR, from the coding sequence GTGAGCGAGCGCATCGTCATCGCGGGCGCGTCCGGGTTCATCGGACGCTACCTGGCCGAGCACTACCGGGCGCAGGGCGCGACCGTCCTGCTGATCGGCCGGTCCGGCGGGGATGCCCGCTGGGGCGACCCCGACGGGATCCGCTCCGTCGTCACCGGCGCCGACCTCGTCATCAATCTCGCAGGCAAGAGCGTGAACTGCCGCTACGGCGACGCGAACCGGGCCGAGATCTTCCGTTCGCGCCTGGAGACCACCCGCGTGCTCCGCGAGGCGATCGCCGGCTCCGACACGCCGCCTCCGCTCTGGTTCAACGCTTCGACGGCGACCATCTACCGGCACGCCGAGGACCGGCCGATGACCGAGTCCACCGGGGAGCTCGGCATCGGCTTCTCCGTGAACGTGGCGAAGGCGTGGGAACGGGAGTTCTTCGCGGGCTCGCTGCCGGGCACGCGGCGCGTCGCCCTGCGGATGGCCATCGTCCTCGGCGACGGGTCCGCCCTGCTGCCGCTGATCGCGCTCGCCCGCTTCGGGCTGGGCGGACCGCAGCGGGACGGCCGTTGGTTCGCCACGACCGCGCGCCGCAACGCCGGCACCTTCCACGAGTTCCGGGCGCGCGGCGGACGCCAGAAGTTCAGCTGGATCCACATCCGCGACGTGCTCGGCTCCATCGAGTTCCTGCGCGCGCAGCCCGGGATCGACGGGCCGGTGAACCTCGCCGCGCCGAATCCCAGCGACAACCGCACGATGATGGCGACGCTGAGGCGGGTGCTCGGGGTTCCGGTCGGCCTTCCCGCCTTCCGCTGGATGCTCGAGGCCGGCTCCGCCGTCATCCGCACCGAGACCGAGCTGGTGCTGAAGAGCCGCTGGGTGCTGCCGGAGCGCCTGCTCGACGCGGGCTACGTTTTCGCCTTCCCCGAGCTGGAGCCGGCGCTGCGCGACATCGTCTCCTCGCGCGAGTTGCTGGACGCGGCGGCCAGTCGGTAG
- a CDS encoding DUF4166 domain-containing protein codes for MTSPYRVVLGPAFDLLHPSLRAYFDAIPSGSTGRGRGVFDTVGTPRRWLWPVLALFARPGVLFPVWQHEVPFTVRNAPAVAADGSPAVRAERTFELRGRPRIMRDEIGVEDGMLVDRLGAPVRAEAVFAARVLDGALRLTSTSVAIRIGRLRIPVPRVLAPVIVLTERWDEARDCQRISIAVGHRLLGRLYQYAGTFRYDIALGE; via the coding sequence ATGACGTCCCCGTATCGCGTGGTGCTCGGCCCCGCCTTCGACCTGCTGCACCCGAGCCTGCGCGCGTACTTCGACGCCATCCCGTCCGGTTCCACCGGCCGGGGCCGGGGCGTGTTCGACACCGTCGGCACGCCCCGGCGCTGGCTGTGGCCGGTGCTCGCCCTGTTCGCCCGGCCGGGCGTCCTGTTCCCGGTCTGGCAGCACGAGGTGCCGTTCACCGTGCGGAACGCACCGGCGGTGGCGGCGGACGGCTCGCCCGCCGTGCGCGCGGAGCGGACCTTCGAGCTGCGCGGACGCCCGCGCATCATGCGCGACGAGATCGGCGTCGAGGACGGGATGCTCGTGGACAGGCTGGGCGCGCCGGTGCGGGCGGAGGCGGTGTTCGCCGCGCGCGTGCTCGACGGCGCGCTGCGGCTCACCTCGACGAGCGTGGCGATCCGCATCGGCCGGCTGCGCATCCCTGTGCCGCGCGTCCTCGCGCCCGTGATCGTGCTCACCGAGCGCTGGGACGAGGCGCGGGACTGCCAGCGCATCTCGATCGCGGTGGGCCATCGGCTGCTCGGTAGGCTCTACCAGTACGCGGGGACGTTCCGCTACGACATCGCACTGGGGGAGTGA
- a CDS encoding hotdog fold thioesterase — protein sequence MTEDALAYVQQRGLGALAEKMGIEIVEFTVERAVARMPVEGNTQPADLLHGGAYVVLGESLGSMSANLYAGEGRLAVGIEINASHTRSATSGYVTGVCTPIHLGRTLTTHEIAVTDDRGRRCSTIRITNLIKDL from the coding sequence ATGACCGAGGACGCGCTCGCGTACGTGCAGCAGAGGGGGCTCGGCGCACTGGCCGAGAAGATGGGCATCGAGATCGTCGAGTTCACCGTCGAACGAGCGGTCGCCCGGATGCCCGTCGAGGGCAACACGCAGCCCGCCGACCTCCTGCACGGCGGCGCGTACGTCGTCCTCGGCGAGTCGCTCGGCTCGATGTCGGCGAACCTCTACGCGGGCGAGGGACGCCTCGCGGTCGGCATCGAGATCAACGCCTCGCACACGCGCTCCGCGACCAGCGGCTACGTGACCGGCGTCTGCACGCCCATCCACCTCGGCCGTACGCTGACGACGCACGAGATCGCGGTGACGGACGACCGCGGCCGGCGCTGCTCCACGATCCGCATCACAAACCTGATCAAGGACCTGTGA
- a CDS encoding FBP domain-containing protein: protein MESLTPQQIRESFVNCSRADAEELPLPPGMHEVDWSRREYLGWRDPRLPQRGYVVVPTADGPVGIVLKASEASMRSHAPSMCGWCQDVHFTRDVYFWSARRAGQAGRNGDTVGTLVCGGFECSENVRRTPPPQYVGFDPDRVVEDRIAGLAERAGRFAATVVGARI from the coding sequence ATGGAGAGCCTGACCCCGCAGCAGATTCGCGAGTCGTTCGTCAACTGCTCCCGCGCCGACGCGGAGGAGCTGCCGCTGCCGCCTGGGATGCACGAGGTGGACTGGTCGCGCCGCGAGTACCTCGGCTGGCGCGATCCGCGCCTTCCGCAGCGCGGCTACGTCGTCGTGCCGACCGCGGACGGACCCGTCGGGATCGTGCTGAAGGCGTCGGAGGCGTCGATGCGCTCGCACGCGCCGTCCATGTGCGGCTGGTGCCAGGACGTGCACTTCACCCGCGACGTCTACTTCTGGTCGGCGCGCAGGGCCGGCCAGGCCGGCCGCAACGGCGACACCGTCGGGACGCTGGTCTGCGGCGGCTTCGAGTGCAGCGAGAACGTGCGGCGCACCCCGCCGCCGCAGTACGTCGGCTTCGACCCGGACCGGGTGGTGGAGGACCGCATCGCCGGCCTCGCCGAGCGGGCCGGACGCTTCGCCGCGACCGTCGTCGGCGCCCGGATCTGA
- a CDS encoding response regulator transcription factor, giving the protein MESRPRILVVEDDPRLAAMLGELLGSEGYDVVTAHDGQRGLHLGLTEAFDVAVLDRGLPVVDGMGVLSGWRDAGVLTPVLILSALGTATDRVEGLDGGAEDYLVKPFDIDELLARLRVLRRRLSATVPVVRFPGGRLDADGRTVTLDGGADIPLSERESALLERLARRPEQVFSRDDLLATVFAAADDPGVVDTYVHHLRRKLGRGAVDTVRGVGYRLGRGS; this is encoded by the coding sequence GTGGAGTCGCGCCCGCGCATCCTGGTGGTCGAGGACGACCCGCGCCTCGCCGCGATGCTCGGCGAGCTGCTCGGCTCCGAGGGCTATGACGTCGTCACCGCGCACGACGGCCAGCGCGGGCTGCACCTCGGCCTGACCGAGGCGTTCGACGTCGCCGTGCTCGATCGCGGCCTCCCGGTGGTCGACGGGATGGGCGTGCTCTCGGGCTGGCGGGACGCCGGCGTGCTCACCCCGGTCCTGATCCTCTCCGCCCTCGGCACGGCGACCGACCGGGTCGAGGGGCTGGACGGCGGGGCGGAGGACTACCTGGTCAAGCCGTTCGACATCGACGAGCTGCTGGCTCGGCTGCGGGTGCTGCGCAGGCGGCTCAGCGCCACGGTGCCGGTCGTGCGCTTCCCCGGCGGGCGCCTCGACGCGGACGGGCGGACGGTCACGCTGGACGGCGGCGCCGACATCCCGCTGTCCGAGCGCGAGTCCGCGCTCCTCGAACGCCTCGCCCGGCGCCCCGAGCAGGTGTTCTCCCGCGACGACCTGCTGGCGACGGTGTTCGCCGCGGCGGACGACCCGGGCGTGGTCGACACGTACGTGCACCACCTGCGCCGGAAGCTCGGCAGGGGCGCGGTGGATACGGTGCGCGGAGTCGGCTACCGGCTGGGACGCGGGTCGTGA
- a CDS encoding ATP-binding protein, whose protein sequence is MSARGADGRGGDRELRRASTRLAVQFGVLILVLFAALGGVVYAIVAGSQAEAARRAVDDTSRIDSPHDAPPGMFVTITGGRGTLSSPDIPDGLPLEAAFEAVRASGQPDERTVTADGQDYLVRTTRQGDHWIQVAYPLREQQEELARLATALIVSGVIAALAAAGISVLMARRAMRPLADALRMQRRFVADAGHELRTPLTLLSTRAQLVRRRLTEHDDPAVVAGVGEIVDDSRALTEIVADLLLAADPGETAAREPVDLAELAAAAVRSVAPKSEERGVEVRVDVPGPVVVSGAAVSLRRLVIALLDNATDHAASLVTVQVRRAGRCALLVVADDGAGFPQDDPGTAFERFASTRSGEAPAAVSRHYGLGLALVAEVAARHGGAVHAGNTGPGGGASVTVELPVADS, encoded by the coding sequence GTGAGCGCGCGAGGCGCGGACGGCCGTGGAGGCGACCGGGAGCTGCGCCGTGCCTCCACGCGGCTCGCCGTGCAGTTCGGTGTGCTCATCCTGGTGCTGTTCGCCGCGCTCGGCGGCGTCGTGTACGCGATCGTCGCCGGGTCGCAGGCCGAAGCGGCCCGGCGCGCTGTGGACGACACGTCCCGCATCGACTCCCCGCACGACGCACCGCCGGGGATGTTCGTCACCATCACCGGCGGCCGCGGCACCCTGTCCTCGCCGGACATCCCGGACGGGCTGCCGCTCGAGGCGGCGTTCGAGGCGGTCCGTGCGAGCGGGCAGCCGGACGAGCGGACCGTCACGGCGGACGGCCAGGACTACCTCGTCCGCACGACCCGGCAGGGCGACCACTGGATCCAGGTCGCCTACCCGCTGAGGGAGCAGCAGGAGGAGCTCGCCCGGCTCGCCACCGCGCTCATCGTCTCCGGAGTGATCGCGGCGCTCGCCGCGGCCGGGATCAGCGTGCTGATGGCGCGGAGGGCGATGCGGCCGCTCGCGGACGCGCTGCGGATGCAGCGCCGGTTCGTCGCCGACGCCGGTCACGAGCTGCGCACGCCGCTGACGCTGCTGAGCACGCGCGCGCAGCTCGTGCGGAGGCGGCTGACCGAGCACGACGACCCGGCGGTGGTCGCCGGGGTGGGCGAGATCGTGGACGACTCGCGCGCGCTGACGGAGATCGTCGCCGACCTGCTGCTCGCGGCGGATCCGGGCGAGACGGCCGCGCGCGAGCCGGTCGACCTCGCCGAGCTGGCGGCGGCGGCCGTGCGCTCGGTGGCGCCCAAATCGGAGGAGCGCGGTGTCGAGGTGCGCGTGGACGTGCCGGGACCGGTCGTCGTCTCCGGTGCGGCGGTGTCGCTGCGCAGGCTCGTGATCGCCCTGCTCGACAATGCGACAGACCATGCCGCGTCCCTGGTGACCGTCCAGGTGCGGCGCGCGGGGCGGTGCGCCCTGCTCGTCGTCGCGGACGACGGCGCCGGCTTCCCCCAGGACGACCCGGGCACCGCCTTCGAGCGGTTCGCCTCCACGCGGTCGGGTGAGGCGCCCGCAGCGGTGTCCCGGCATTACGGCCTCGGACTCGCCCTCGTCGCCGAAGTGGCGGCGAGGCACGGCGGCGCAGTGCACGCCGGCAACACGGGGCCGGGAGGCGGTGCGAGCGTCACCGTCGAGCTGCCCGTCGCCGATTCGTGA
- a CDS encoding response regulator, translating into MTDQETTPTAPRRVVVAEDESLIRLDIVEILRDNGFEVVGEAGDGETAVALATELRPDLVIMDVKMPQLDGISAAERLSKNHIAPVVLLTAFSQKELVERATEAGALAYVVKPFTPNDLLPAIEIALARYQQIIALEAEVGDMVQRFETRKLVDRAKGLLNEKMGLSEPEAFRWIQKASMDRRLTMHDVAQAIIEQLAPKK; encoded by the coding sequence GTGACTGACCAGGAAACCACCCCCACCGCACCCCGCCGCGTCGTCGTCGCAGAGGATGAGTCGCTCATCCGTCTCGACATCGTCGAGATCCTGCGTGACAACGGTTTCGAGGTCGTCGGCGAGGCCGGCGACGGCGAGACCGCCGTCGCGCTCGCGACCGAGCTGCGCCCCGACCTGGTGATCATGGACGTCAAGATGCCGCAGCTGGATGGCATCTCCGCCGCCGAGCGGCTCTCCAAGAACCACATCGCTCCGGTCGTGCTGCTGACCGCCTTCAGCCAGAAGGAGCTCGTCGAGCGCGCGACCGAGGCCGGCGCCCTGGCCTACGTGGTCAAGCCGTTCACCCCGAACGACCTGCTGCCGGCGATCGAGATCGCCCTTGCCCGCTACCAGCAGATCATCGCCCTCGAGGCCGAGGTCGGCGACATGGTCCAGCGCTTCGAGACCCGCAAGCTGGTCGACCGCGCGAAGGGCCTCCTCAACGAGAAGATGGGCCTGTCCGAGCCGGAGGCGTTCCGCTGGATCCAGAAGGCGTCGATGGATCGCCGCCTCACCATGCACGACGTCGCTCAGGCGATCATCGAGCAGCTCGCGCCCAAGAAGTAG
- a CDS encoding thioredoxin domain-containing protein yields the protein MNTLDSVTDASFATDVLAAPGTTLVEFWAPWCGPCRALSPILESIAGEHADCIRIVKINADENPRSSAEYKALALPVMKVFRDGEVVKTIVGAKPKPALEFELAPYLQP from the coding sequence ATGAACACTCTCGACAGCGTCACCGACGCCAGCTTCGCCACCGACGTCCTCGCCGCCCCCGGCACCACCCTCGTGGAGTTCTGGGCGCCTTGGTGCGGACCGTGCCGCGCCCTCTCCCCCATCCTGGAGTCGATCGCAGGTGAGCACGCCGATTGCATCCGCATCGTCAAGATCAACGCCGACGAAAACCCGCGCAGCTCGGCCGAGTACAAGGCTCTGGCGCTGCCGGTGATGAAGGTGTTCCGCGACGGGGAGGTCGTGAAGACCATCGTCGGCGCCAAGCCGAAGCCGGCGCTGGAGTTCGAGCTGGCGCCGTACCTTCAGCCGTGA
- a CDS encoding hydrolase — MADWLCATCAVETTPVETPNGEEPPASCPICEDERQYVPPTGQVWTTLQRLQREGEHVVITELEPDLYGLSSVPKVGIGQRAMLLRTPEGNLLWDPTGYVDEAAATAVQDLGGVAVIATSHPHMFGAQTSWSRMLGDPPVLVNEADRHWVQRESPAIRTWSGEEEVLPGVMLRTIGGHFPGSAVVHWDRGVVLSGDTVFPGPSQRWVTFQRSFPNDIPLSAAVVRRVADRVCEHPFERMYGNLGNVIPEDARGAVLRSAERYIGWVSGAFDHLT; from the coding sequence ATGGCGGATTGGCTGTGCGCGACCTGCGCTGTGGAGACGACACCGGTCGAGACCCCGAACGGCGAGGAGCCGCCGGCGTCCTGCCCGATCTGCGAGGACGAACGGCAGTACGTCCCGCCGACCGGGCAGGTGTGGACGACGCTGCAGCGGTTGCAGCGCGAGGGCGAGCACGTCGTCATCACCGAGCTGGAGCCCGACCTGTACGGTCTGAGCAGCGTCCCCAAGGTCGGCATCGGCCAGCGCGCGATGCTGCTGCGCACCCCGGAGGGCAACCTGCTCTGGGACCCGACCGGCTACGTGGACGAGGCGGCGGCGACCGCCGTGCAGGATCTCGGCGGCGTCGCCGTGATCGCCACGAGCCACCCGCACATGTTCGGCGCCCAGACCAGCTGGTCGCGCATGCTCGGCGACCCTCCGGTGCTTGTCAACGAGGCCGACCGGCACTGGGTGCAGCGCGAGAGCCCGGCGATCCGCACCTGGAGCGGCGAGGAGGAGGTGCTCCCCGGGGTGATGCTGCGGACCATCGGCGGTCACTTCCCCGGCAGCGCCGTCGTGCACTGGGACCGCGGCGTCGTGCTGAGCGGCGACACCGTCTTCCCCGGTCCGTCGCAGCGCTGGGTGACGTTCCAGCGCAGCTTCCCGAACGACATCCCGCTGTCGGCGGCGGTGGTCAGGCGGGTCGCCGACCGCGTCTGCGAGCATCCCTTCGAGCGGATGTACGGCAACCTCGGCAACGTGATCCCCGAGGACGCCCGCGGCGCCGTCCTCCGCTCGGCCGAGCGCTACATCGGCTGGGTGAGCGGGGCCTTCGACCACCTCACCTGA
- a CDS encoding DUF885 domain-containing protein — protein MTNAEKREPTPIDTIAEEWVDTQLELYPEFHVWLGRPGREGEYADYSPAGAENAVAKVKETLAKVQAAEPVDEIDRVTKMDLARDLQLTVEKHEAGFNQRDLNVIASPAQELRDIFDLVPTDTEEDWSNVAKRLHNLPAAMDGYIETLRSGIAAGNVPAIRQVHEVLAQANKQVADTGFFFEFTGSAKAGDAELPDSLKSDLAAGATESAAAYAKLASFLKDELAQHAPQKDAVGRELYALASRDFLGATVDLDETYEWGIEELARMVAEQESIANEIKPGASVHEAIAFLDGDASRKLHGTDALQRWMQETSDRAIEELGKSHFDIPAEIRRLECMIAPTQEGGIYYTGPSDDFARAGRMWWSVPEGVTEFDTWRELTTVYHEGVPGHHLQIAQATYNKAQLNSWRRIAGTSGHAEGWALYAERLMEQLGYLDDPADRLGMLDGQRMRAARVVLDIGVHLEKQLPDGSGPWTGDYAFGFLADNVNMNEGFVRFEVNRYLGWPGQAPSYKIGQRIWEQLRDEYARREGASFDIKAFHKKALDIGGVGLDTLKAALLD, from the coding sequence ATGACGAACGCAGAGAAGCGCGAACCGACTCCGATCGACACGATCGCTGAGGAGTGGGTCGACACACAACTCGAGCTGTACCCGGAGTTCCACGTCTGGCTCGGACGCCCCGGCCGCGAGGGCGAGTACGCCGACTATTCGCCCGCCGGCGCCGAGAACGCCGTCGCCAAGGTGAAGGAGACGCTGGCCAAGGTGCAGGCCGCTGAGCCCGTCGACGAGATCGATCGCGTCACCAAGATGGACCTGGCCCGCGACCTGCAGCTCACGGTCGAGAAGCACGAGGCCGGCTTCAACCAGCGCGACCTCAACGTGATCGCCTCGCCCGCTCAGGAGCTGCGCGACATCTTCGACCTCGTGCCCACCGACACGGAGGAGGACTGGTCGAACGTCGCGAAGCGCCTGCACAACCTGCCGGCCGCGATGGACGGCTACATCGAGACGCTCCGCAGCGGCATCGCCGCCGGCAACGTCCCGGCCATCCGCCAGGTGCACGAGGTCCTCGCCCAGGCGAACAAGCAGGTCGCAGACACCGGCTTCTTCTTCGAATTCACCGGCTCGGCGAAGGCCGGCGACGCCGAACTCCCCGATTCGCTGAAGAGCGACCTCGCCGCAGGGGCGACGGAGTCGGCCGCGGCCTACGCGAAGCTGGCGTCGTTCCTGAAGGACGAACTCGCGCAGCACGCTCCGCAGAAGGACGCGGTCGGCCGAGAGCTCTACGCCCTCGCCTCCCGGGACTTCCTCGGCGCGACCGTCGACCTCGACGAGACGTACGAGTGGGGCATCGAGGAGCTCGCCCGCATGGTCGCCGAGCAGGAGTCGATCGCGAACGAGATCAAGCCGGGCGCGTCCGTCCACGAGGCGATCGCGTTCCTCGACGGCGACGCCAGCCGCAAGCTGCACGGCACCGACGCACTGCAGCGCTGGATGCAGGAGACGAGCGACCGCGCGATCGAGGAGCTCGGGAAGTCGCACTTCGACATCCCCGCCGAGATCCGCCGCCTCGAGTGCATGATCGCGCCGACGCAGGAGGGCGGCATCTACTACACCGGCCCGAGCGACGACTTCGCGCGCGCCGGGCGGATGTGGTGGAGCGTGCCGGAGGGCGTGACCGAGTTCGACACCTGGCGCGAGCTCACCACCGTCTACCACGAGGGCGTTCCTGGCCACCACCTGCAGATCGCCCAGGCCACCTACAACAAGGCCCAGCTGAACTCGTGGCGCCGGATCGCCGGCACCTCCGGCCACGCGGAGGGCTGGGCGCTCTACGCGGAGCGCCTGATGGAGCAGCTCGGCTACCTCGACGACCCGGCCGACCGCCTCGGCATGCTCGACGGCCAGCGGATGCGCGCCGCACGCGTCGTGCTCGACATCGGCGTCCACCTGGAGAAGCAGCTGCCCGACGGTAGCGGCCCCTGGACCGGCGACTACGCGTTCGGGTTCCTCGCCGACAACGTCAACATGAACGAGGGCTTCGTCCGCTTCGAGGTGAACCGCTACCTCGGCTGGCCGGGCCAGGCGCCGTCGTACAAGATCGGTCAGCGGATCTGGGAGCAGCTGCGCGACGAGTACGCCCGCCGGGAGGGCGCATCCTTCGACATCAAGGCGTTCCACAAGAAGGCGCTCGACATCGGCGGCGTCGGCCTCGACACGCTGAAGGCCGCGCTTCTCGACTGA